One segment of Herbaspirillum hiltneri N3 DNA contains the following:
- a CDS encoding ABC transporter permease has product MTPLITNPKFLRIAAPFMIGVMLLLAWQLICTALAVPVYLVPTPSVIARTLAADWGLLSESLLVTLKITFMAFVLSVLLGVAIAFVFVQSRFIEVSLFPYAIILQVTPIVAIAPLIIIWVKEPTFALVICATIMALFPIISNTTLGLRSVNPGLLNLFRLNKATRWQILRRLRIPSALPYFFGGLRISSGLALIGAVVAEFVAGTGGTGSGLAYQILQAGFQLNIPRLFAALFLITVTGIVLFLAMMALSRAALAGWHESEMG; this is encoded by the coding sequence ATGACACCGCTCATCACTAATCCGAAGTTCCTGCGCATCGCCGCACCGTTCATGATCGGCGTGATGCTGCTGCTGGCATGGCAGTTGATTTGTACGGCGCTGGCGGTGCCGGTCTATCTGGTGCCGACGCCATCCGTGATTGCCAGGACGCTGGCGGCGGACTGGGGCTTGCTGTCCGAATCGCTGCTGGTGACGCTGAAGATCACCTTCATGGCTTTCGTGTTGTCGGTGCTGCTGGGCGTGGCGATTGCATTTGTATTCGTGCAGAGCCGCTTCATCGAAGTCAGCCTCTTTCCCTACGCGATCATCTTGCAGGTGACACCGATCGTCGCCATCGCGCCGCTGATCATCATCTGGGTCAAGGAACCGACCTTTGCGCTGGTGATTTGCGCGACCATCATGGCGCTGTTTCCCATCATCTCCAACACCACGCTGGGACTGCGCAGCGTCAATCCGGGTTTGCTGAATCTGTTCAGGCTGAACAAGGCCACGCGCTGGCAGATATTGCGACGCTTGCGCATTCCGAGCGCCTTGCCGTATTTTTTCGGCGGCTTGCGGATTTCCAGCGGACTGGCGCTGATCGGTGCGGTGGTGGCGGAATTCGTGGCGGGTACCGGCGGCACCGGATCGGGGCTGGCCTATCAGATCTTGCAGGCGGGTTTTCAGTTGAATATTCCGCGCCTGTTCGCAGCGCTGTTCCTGATTACCGTGACCGGGATCGTGTTGTTCCTCGCCATGATGGCCTTGTCGCGCGCGGCGCTGGCCGGATGGCATGAAAGTGAAATGGGCTGA
- a CDS encoding amidohydrolase family protein: protein MTTSFLISNIDAIMTGLHGAAARHAGPDIRVVDGVIGAIGKLAPLPGEAVVDATDCIAYPSWVNTHHHLFQSMLKGDPAGIDASLTPWLAATPYRYRARFDEKLFRLAVRIGLVELMRSGCGTVADHNYLYYPGMPYDTSAILFEEAEALGLRFVLCRGGATQTRQLEAELPTALRPETLDGYLADMERLIKLYHDPSPMAMRRVVMAPTTPLYSATPEELRTMAGFARRAGVRLHSHLSETVGYQDTAHGKHHCTPVEFAERCDWLGDDVWFAHLVKLDPSEIALLGKTGTGIAHCPQSNGRLGSGIAPIRQLEEAGVPISIGVDGAASNEAADMVSETHAAWLMQRARRGQEATPSYAGGSFEGGADAATVEDVVRWGTTGGARVLGLGALDGLQVGQQADIALYRLDDPRYFGLHDPALGPVVGGGRPYLKALYVAGRAVVEDDGIPGIDLAALGREARQATRRLLAAQD from the coding sequence ATGACGACTTCTTTTTTGATCAGCAACATCGACGCCATCATGACCGGCTTGCACGGTGCGGCGGCACGCCATGCCGGACCGGATATCCGCGTCGTGGACGGCGTCATCGGCGCCATCGGCAAACTGGCACCGCTGCCGGGCGAGGCCGTTGTCGACGCCACCGATTGCATCGCCTATCCCTCGTGGGTCAACACCCATCACCACTTGTTCCAGTCCATGCTCAAGGGAGATCCGGCGGGGATCGATGCTTCGCTGACGCCGTGGCTGGCGGCGACGCCCTATCGCTATCGCGCCAGATTCGACGAGAAGCTGTTTCGCCTGGCCGTGCGGATCGGACTGGTGGAGCTGATGCGCTCCGGGTGCGGGACGGTGGCTGATCACAACTATCTGTATTACCCCGGCATGCCGTACGACACCTCGGCGATCTTGTTTGAGGAGGCCGAAGCGCTGGGGTTGCGCTTCGTGCTGTGCCGGGGCGGCGCGACCCAGACACGCCAGCTGGAAGCCGAATTGCCGACTGCGCTGCGGCCGGAAACGCTGGACGGTTACCTCGCCGACATGGAGCGCTTGATCAAGCTGTATCACGACCCGTCGCCGATGGCGATGCGCCGCGTCGTGATGGCGCCGACCACGCCGCTGTATTCGGCCACGCCGGAGGAATTGCGCACCATGGCCGGCTTTGCGCGCCGCGCCGGCGTGCGCCTGCACAGTCATCTGTCGGAGACCGTCGGCTATCAGGACACTGCGCACGGCAAGCATCATTGCACGCCGGTCGAATTCGCCGAGCGCTGCGACTGGCTCGGTGACGACGTCTGGTTCGCCCATCTGGTCAAGCTCGATCCGTCCGAAATCGCCTTGCTCGGCAAGACCGGCACCGGCATCGCGCATTGTCCGCAAAGCAACGGCCGGCTCGGCAGCGGCATTGCGCCGATCCGTCAGCTGGAGGAGGCGGGCGTGCCGATTTCCATCGGCGTCGACGGCGCCGCTTCCAACGAAGCGGCCGACATGGTGTCGGAAACCCATGCTGCCTGGCTGATGCAGCGTGCGCGTCGCGGTCAGGAGGCGACTCCTTCCTACGCCGGCGGCAGCTTCGAAGGCGGCGCCGATGCGGCGACGGTGGAAGATGTGGTGCGCTGGGGCACGACCGGTGGTGCCAGAGTGCTTGGGCTGGGTGCACTTGATGGCTTGCAAGTCGGACAACAGGCCGACATTGCGTTGTACCGCCTGGACGACCCGCGTTACTTCGGCCTGCACGACCCTGCGCTGGGTCCGGTGGTCGGCGGCGGGCGGCCTTATTTGAAGGCCTTGTACGTGGCGGGCAGAGCGGTGGTCGAGGATGACGGCATTCCCGGCATCGACCTGGCGGCGCTGGGACGGGAAGCGCGGCAGGCGACGCGGCGCTTGCTGGCGGCGCAGGATTGA
- a CDS encoding YqgE/AlgH family protein, which translates to MAGMIKRRKAFSADTSDAASEATETSDFAASTDKAAKLAPEFDLTNHFLIAMPSMLDPIFGGTVVYLCEHNQNGALGVVINKPTDMTMDVLFDRINLKLEIIHDSPDAVPELYRSPVMFGGPVQVERGFVLHTAMSQFSSTLQVTDGISLTTSKDVLEAVAHGAGPDQVLVSLGCSGWSAGQLEEELGRNGWLTVKADPAIIFDLPVEQRFTAALALLGIDPIMLSGDFGRA; encoded by the coding sequence ATGGCGGGCATGATCAAGCGACGCAAAGCCTTCTCCGCCGACACTTCCGACGCCGCCTCCGAGGCGACGGAAACCTCCGATTTTGCTGCAAGTACCGACAAGGCCGCCAAACTCGCCCCCGAGTTTGATCTGACCAATCATTTCCTGATAGCAATGCCCTCGATGCTGGACCCGATTTTCGGCGGCACCGTGGTGTACCTGTGCGAGCACAATCAGAACGGCGCGCTCGGCGTCGTGATCAACAAGCCGACCGACATGACCATGGATGTCCTGTTCGATCGCATCAATCTCAAGCTGGAAATCATCCACGATTCGCCTGACGCCGTGCCCGAGCTGTATCGCAGCCCGGTGATGTTCGGTGGCCCGGTGCAGGTCGAACGCGGTTTCGTGCTGCATACGGCGATGAGCCAGTTTTCCTCGACCTTGCAGGTGACCGACGGCATCTCCCTGACCACTTCCAAGGATGTGCTGGAAGCGGTCGCCCACGGCGCCGGTCCGGATCAGGTGCTGGTCAGCCTCGGTTGCTCCGGCTGGAGCGCCGGCCAGCTGGAAGAAGAACTCGGCCGCAACGGCTGGCTCACGGTCAAGGCTGATCCCGCCATCATTTTCGACTTGCCGGTGGAGCAGCGCTTTACCGCCGCGCTGGCTCTGCTGGGCATCGATCCCATCATGCTCAGCGGCGATTTCGGCCGCGCCTGA
- the ruvX gene encoding Holliday junction resolvase RuvX — METLLAFDFGLKRIGVAIGNTLIKQAQPLTIISAATNDGKFAELGKLISEWTPARCIVGLPSHPDGAEHEMTVRCRRFANQLHGRFGVETVLVDERYSSAVIEQRRGEHIDAEAAAIILQQYFDDTHEHN; from the coding sequence GTGGAAACGCTCCTGGCCTTCGACTTCGGCTTGAAACGCATCGGCGTGGCAATCGGCAATACCCTGATCAAGCAAGCCCAGCCGCTCACCATCATCAGCGCCGCGACCAACGACGGCAAGTTTGCCGAACTCGGCAAGCTGATCAGCGAGTGGACGCCGGCGCGCTGCATCGTCGGACTGCCCAGCCATCCGGACGGCGCCGAGCATGAAATGACGGTACGCTGCCGCCGCTTCGCCAATCAATTGCACGGACGTTTCGGCGTCGAAACGGTGCTGGTGGACGAGCGTTATTCGTCGGCCGTCATCGAACAGCGCCGCGGCGAGCATATTGACGCCGAGGCCGCGGCCATCATTTTGCAGCAATATTTTGACGATACCCATGAGCACAACTAA